A region from the Thauera humireducens genome encodes:
- a CDS encoding RelA/SpoT family protein, producing the protein MVSVTHAIAQGDTAPPIDLLAAGLSETERGRVESALDWIAELYDDKVLGTGESIWTHAIGTALIAASLRLDAETRIAALLFAVWDELDDPAEELRSRFGEDIAVLVRGLHKLNGLRVLTRMAATTTAPEIRAQTEVLRKMLLAMVEDIRVVLVRLASRTQTLRFYTDLPGDARVDVARESLDIYAPLANRLGVWQLKWELEDLSFRFIEPETYKRIAKMLDERRIEREQFIHDAIERLRSELAAVGIKAEITGRAKHIYSIYNKMRKKRLDFSQVFDIRALRVLVDEVKDCYTVLGFVHQIWQPIAKEFDDYITKPKGNNYQSLHTAVLAGDGRALEVQIRTHDMHRHAEMGVAAHWRYKEGTQSGSDYDEKIALLRNLLSWRDEVTDSAHWMEQYKRASLDDTLYVLTPQGKVVDLPRGATPIDFAYRLHTDLGHRCRGAKVDGHLVPLNTPLENGQTVEITAVKEGGPSRDWLDLRQGYVATSRARSKIKQYFAQLDEEELLSRGRSFVTKEMQRDGHAQANIDGLAERLGFKNAEALYLAAGRGEVGPRSVQVALREGSGPGADTHAEPDFVVSRSRSGDNSDKILIVGVGKLMTSLSRCCKPAPPDAIEGFVTRGRGISIHRVDCHDFQMLALKHPERVISAEWGDKATDTKTALYQVDITVQAMDRQGLLRDISEVLSREKLNVIAVNTLTKKGTAYMRFTMEVGGIKQVQRAITLIREVSGVIDAQRK; encoded by the coding sequence ATGGTTTCCGTCACTCACGCCATCGCCCAAGGCGACACTGCCCCCCCGATCGACTTGCTTGCCGCCGGCCTCTCCGAGACCGAACGCGGCCGGGTCGAATCCGCGCTCGACTGGATCGCCGAGCTCTACGACGACAAGGTGCTCGGCACCGGCGAGTCCATCTGGACGCACGCGATCGGTACCGCGCTGATCGCGGCGTCGCTGCGACTCGATGCGGAGACGCGGATCGCGGCGCTGCTGTTCGCGGTGTGGGACGAACTCGACGACCCGGCCGAGGAACTCAGGTCCCGCTTCGGCGAGGACATTGCCGTGCTCGTCCGCGGCCTGCACAAGCTCAATGGCCTGCGCGTGCTCACGCGCATGGCGGCGACCACCACCGCACCGGAGATCCGAGCGCAGACCGAGGTCCTGCGCAAGATGCTGCTGGCGATGGTCGAGGACATCCGCGTCGTGCTGGTGCGCCTGGCCTCGCGCACCCAGACCCTGCGCTTCTACACCGATCTGCCGGGTGACGCGCGCGTCGATGTGGCGCGCGAGAGCCTCGACATCTACGCGCCGCTGGCCAACCGGCTGGGCGTGTGGCAACTCAAGTGGGAGCTGGAGGACCTCTCCTTCCGCTTCATCGAGCCCGAGACCTACAAGCGCATCGCCAAGATGCTCGACGAGCGCCGTATCGAGCGCGAGCAGTTCATCCACGACGCCATCGAGCGCCTGCGCAGCGAACTTGCGGCAGTCGGGATCAAGGCCGAGATCACCGGCCGCGCCAAGCACATCTACAGCATCTACAACAAGATGCGAAAGAAGCGGCTCGACTTCTCGCAAGTGTTCGACATCCGCGCCCTGCGGGTGCTGGTCGACGAGGTGAAGGACTGCTACACCGTGCTGGGCTTCGTGCACCAGATCTGGCAGCCGATCGCCAAGGAATTCGACGACTACATCACCAAGCCCAAGGGCAACAACTACCAGTCGCTGCACACTGCGGTACTGGCGGGCGACGGCCGCGCGCTGGAAGTGCAGATCCGCACCCACGACATGCACAGGCATGCCGAGATGGGCGTGGCTGCCCACTGGCGCTACAAGGAAGGCACCCAGTCGGGTTCCGATTACGACGAGAAGATCGCGCTGCTGCGCAATCTTCTGTCATGGCGCGACGAGGTGACCGACTCGGCGCACTGGATGGAGCAGTACAAGCGCGCCTCGCTCGACGATACGCTCTACGTGCTGACGCCGCAGGGCAAGGTCGTGGACCTGCCGCGCGGCGCCACGCCGATCGACTTCGCCTATCGCCTGCATACTGACCTGGGCCACCGCTGCCGTGGCGCGAAGGTGGACGGCCATCTGGTTCCGCTCAACACGCCGCTGGAGAATGGCCAGACGGTCGAGATCACCGCGGTGAAGGAGGGCGGGCCATCGCGCGACTGGCTGGACCTGCGCCAAGGCTACGTCGCGACCTCGCGCGCACGCTCGAAGATCAAGCAGTACTTCGCCCAGCTCGACGAGGAGGAGCTGCTCTCGCGGGGCCGGAGCTTCGTCACCAAGGAGATGCAGCGCGACGGACATGCGCAGGCGAACATCGACGGCCTTGCCGAGCGGCTGGGATTCAAGAACGCCGAGGCGCTCTACCTGGCCGCGGGCCGCGGCGAGGTGGGGCCGCGTTCGGTGCAGGTGGCCCTGCGCGAGGGCAGCGGGCCCGGGGCAGATACGCACGCCGAACCGGATTTCGTCGTCAGCCGCAGCCGCTCGGGCGACAACTCCGACAAGATCCTGATCGTCGGCGTCGGCAAGCTGATGACCTCGCTGTCGCGCTGCTGCAAGCCGGCGCCACCCGATGCGATCGAGGGCTTCGTCACCCGCGGGCGCGGCATCTCGATCCACCGCGTCGATTGCCACGACTTCCAGATGCTGGCGCTGAAGCACCCGGAACGGGTGATCTCGGCCGAATGGGGCGACAAGGCAACGGACACCAAGACCGCGCTGTACCAGGTCGACATCACGGTGCAGGCGATGGATCGGCAGGGGCTGCTGCGCGACATTTCGGAAGTGCTGTCGCGCGAGAAGCTGAACGTGATCGCGGTCAATACGCTGACCAAGAAGGGCACCGCCTACATGCGCTTCACGATGGAGGTGGGCGGCATCAAGCAAGTGCAGCGCGCCATCACGCTGATCCGCGAGGTATCGGGTGTGATCGACGCACAACGCAAGTAG
- the ppk1 gene encoding polyphosphate kinase 1: MYAPKNDRNYPTDHFINRELSLLQFQRRVLAQAADPTVPLLERLRFLCIVSSNLDEFFEVRVSGIKEQIRLGSRKPGNDGISPRDLLEKVSDEVHEIISEQYTLLNEDILPALEQEGVVFLRRSLWTEAQLRWIRDYFMREVMPVLTPIGLDPAHPFPRVLNKSLNFAVELEGRDAFGRDSGAAIVQAPRALPRVIRLPREICDQEYTFVFLSSVLHAHVHELFSGMTVLGCYQFRVTRNSDLFVDEEEVKDLRASLKGELQQRHFGDAVRLEVADNCSDEMANFLLQHFHLEQDDLYRTPGIVNLVRLMQVPDWVERPELKYSPFVPGVPKALDKRRQIFAALRGTDVLLHHPFQSFAPVIDLLRAAADDPQVLAIKMTVYRTGTDSVLMEHLVRAAQKGKEVTVVLELMARFDEEANITWANRLEEVGAHVVYGVFGYKTHAKLLMVVRREERGLRHYVHLGTGNYHPRTTRFYTDFGLLTANEEIGEDVATVFKQLTGLGTASELRHLWQAPFSLQPKVVEAIRREADIAREGRRGRIIAKMNALLEPETIEALYEASQAGVEIDLIVRGPCALKPGVPGLSDNIRVRSVIGRFLEHHRIFHFHADGADLMFLSSADWMDRNFFRRIEIAFPVLDPRLKRRVMKEGLRPYLGDNCQAWEMQSDGSYKRKNPRGIRRAAQLILLQELAASS; encoded by the coding sequence ATGTACGCCCCGAAGAACGATCGCAACTACCCCACGGATCACTTCATCAATCGAGAACTGTCGCTGCTGCAGTTCCAGCGCCGGGTGCTGGCGCAGGCCGCCGACCCGACCGTGCCGCTGCTCGAGCGCCTGCGCTTCCTGTGCATCGTGTCGAGCAACCTCGACGAGTTCTTCGAGGTCCGCGTCTCGGGCATCAAGGAGCAGATCCGCCTCGGCAGCCGCAAGCCCGGCAACGACGGCATCTCACCGCGCGACCTGCTGGAGAAGGTCAGCGACGAAGTGCACGAGATCATCTCCGAGCAATACACGCTGCTCAACGAGGACATCCTCCCCGCGCTCGAGCAGGAAGGCGTGGTGTTCCTGCGTCGCAGCCTGTGGACCGAGGCGCAACTGCGCTGGATCCGCGACTATTTCATGCGCGAGGTCATGCCGGTGCTGACCCCGATCGGGCTGGACCCGGCACACCCCTTCCCGCGCGTGCTCAACAAGTCGCTCAACTTCGCCGTCGAACTGGAAGGGCGCGATGCCTTCGGGCGCGATTCCGGTGCCGCGATCGTGCAGGCGCCGCGCGCCCTTCCCCGGGTAATCCGGTTGCCGCGCGAGATCTGCGACCAGGAATACACCTTCGTCTTCCTGTCGTCGGTGCTGCACGCACACGTGCATGAACTGTTCTCCGGGATGACGGTGCTGGGGTGCTACCAGTTCCGTGTCACGCGCAACTCCGACCTGTTCGTCGATGAGGAAGAGGTCAAGGATCTGCGCGCCTCGCTGAAGGGGGAACTGCAGCAACGCCATTTCGGCGATGCAGTGCGCCTGGAGGTCGCCGACAACTGTTCGGACGAGATGGCGAACTTCCTGCTGCAGCACTTCCACCTGGAGCAGGACGATCTGTACCGCACGCCGGGCATCGTGAACCTGGTGCGGCTGATGCAGGTGCCCGACTGGGTCGAACGCCCCGAACTGAAGTATTCGCCCTTCGTGCCGGGCGTGCCGAAAGCGCTCGACAAGCGACGCCAGATCTTCGCCGCGCTGCGCGGGACGGACGTGCTGCTGCATCACCCGTTCCAGAGCTTTGCGCCGGTCATCGACCTTCTGCGTGCGGCGGCCGACGACCCGCAGGTGCTGGCCATCAAGATGACGGTGTATCGCACCGGCACCGACTCGGTGCTGATGGAACATCTCGTACGCGCCGCGCAGAAGGGCAAGGAAGTCACCGTGGTGCTGGAGCTGATGGCGCGTTTCGACGAGGAGGCGAACATCACCTGGGCGAACCGCCTCGAGGAAGTGGGCGCGCACGTCGTCTATGGCGTATTCGGGTACAAGACGCATGCCAAGCTGCTGATGGTGGTGCGGCGTGAGGAAAGGGGCCTGCGCCACTACGTGCACCTGGGCACGGGCAACTACCATCCGCGCACCACGCGTTTCTACACCGACTTCGGCCTGCTCACCGCAAATGAGGAAATCGGCGAGGATGTCGCCACCGTGTTCAAGCAGCTCACCGGGCTGGGCACGGCAAGCGAACTGCGCCACCTGTGGCAGGCCCCGTTCAGCCTGCAGCCCAAGGTGGTCGAGGCGATCCGGCGTGAAGCCGATATTGCCCGCGAGGGCCGTCGCGGACGCATCATCGCCAAGATGAACGCGCTGCTCGAACCCGAGACCATCGAGGCGCTTTACGAAGCCTCGCAGGCCGGTGTCGAGATCGACCTGATCGTGCGCGGTCCCTGCGCGTTGAAGCCCGGCGTGCCCGGCCTGTCGGACAACATCCGGGTGCGATCGGTCATCGGTCGCTTCCTCGAGCACCACCGCATCTTCCACTTCCATGCCGATGGTGCCGACCTGATGTTCCTGTCGAGCGCAGACTGGATGGACCGCAACTTCTTCCGCCGCATCGAGATCGCCTTCCCGGTCCTCGATCCGCGCCTGAAGCGGCGCGTCATGAAGGAAGGCCTGCGCCCTTACCTGGGCGACAACTGCCAGGCCTGGGAGATGCAGTCGGATGGCAGCTACAAGCGCAAGAACCCGCGCGGCATCCGGCGCGCCGCACAGCTGATCCTGCTGCAGGAACTCGCTGCCAGCAGCTGA
- the ppx gene encoding exopolyphosphatase, with amino-acid sequence MMRNLIAAVDLGSNSFRLQVGRIVNDQIYPLDGLKESVRLAAGLSPEKKLDLASQQRGVTALQRFHERLHDFEPGAVRAVATNTLRVAKNAPEFLIRAEAALGFPIEVIAGREEARLIYVGVAHTLPDPHKQQLVVDIGGGSTEFVIGKSFEPILLESRYMGCVGYSLRFFPDGKVDKRSLKDAELAARRELQTIVGAYREVGWEAAVGSSGSAKALTEILEQNGFSPSGITREGLERFRTELLRAGRIDALDLAGLRGDRLPVILGGFAIMSAIFKEFDIDRMVFSEGALRLGVLYDLLGRYHHHDLRDATVSAFMRRYNVDPRQAEQVADTACYLLEQLEPAMADPEHPDRRFLRWAALLHEIGISVAHSSYHKHSAYIVANADMPGFSRMDQGRLSRLVLSHRGKLERVASIDPGSVDWLLIACLRLAVVIHRARDARGVPPITMQREGRGFSVNTAAGWLQNLPLTAAALNEEQRQWMALGRGLYIRSLGARNAAA; translated from the coding sequence ATGATGCGAAATCTGATCGCTGCAGTTGACCTGGGTTCAAACAGTTTTCGACTGCAGGTCGGACGCATCGTCAATGACCAGATCTACCCGCTCGACGGTCTCAAGGAGTCGGTTCGGCTCGCCGCGGGCCTGTCCCCGGAGAAGAAGCTCGACCTGGCGTCGCAGCAGCGCGGCGTGACGGCCCTGCAGCGCTTCCACGAGCGGCTGCACGACTTCGAGCCGGGCGCAGTCCGCGCGGTGGCGACCAACACACTCCGCGTCGCAAAGAATGCGCCCGAGTTCCTGATCCGCGCCGAGGCTGCGCTGGGCTTCCCGATCGAGGTGATCGCCGGACGCGAGGAGGCTCGCCTGATCTACGTTGGCGTCGCCCACACCTTGCCCGACCCGCACAAGCAGCAGCTGGTGGTCGACATCGGTGGCGGCTCGACCGAGTTCGTCATCGGCAAGAGCTTCGAGCCGATCCTGCTCGAGTCGCGCTACATGGGCTGCGTCGGCTACAGCCTGCGCTTCTTCCCCGATGGCAAGGTGGACAAGCGCAGCTTGAAGGATGCCGAACTCGCCGCACGCCGCGAGTTGCAGACCATCGTCGGCGCCTATCGGGAAGTCGGCTGGGAGGCGGCCGTAGGCTCGAGCGGTTCGGCCAAGGCGCTGACCGAGATCCTTGAGCAGAACGGCTTCTCGCCTTCGGGCATCACCCGTGAAGGGCTCGAGCGGTTCCGTACGGAGCTGCTGCGCGCGGGACGCATCGACGCGCTCGACCTGGCCGGTCTGCGGGGTGACCGCCTGCCAGTCATCCTCGGAGGCTTCGCCATCATGAGCGCGATCTTCAAGGAGTTCGACATCGACCGCATGGTGTTCTCCGAGGGCGCACTGCGTCTCGGCGTGCTCTACGACCTGCTGGGGCGATATCACCACCATGACCTGCGCGACGCGACGGTGAGTGCCTTCATGCGCCGCTACAACGTGGATCCGCGGCAGGCGGAGCAGGTGGCTGACACGGCCTGCTACCTGCTCGAACAGCTCGAGCCCGCGATGGCCGACCCTGAACACCCCGACCGCCGCTTCCTGCGCTGGGCGGCACTGCTGCACGAGATCGGCATTTCGGTCGCTCATTCGAGCTACCACAAGCACAGCGCCTATATCGTCGCCAATGCCGACATGCCGGGTTTTTCGCGCATGGACCAAGGCCGGCTGTCGCGGCTGGTGCTCTCGCACCGCGGCAAGCTCGAACGCGTTGCCTCGATCGATCCGGGCAGTGTCGACTGGCTGCTGATCGCCTGTCTGCGCCTGGCGGTCGTGATTCACCGCGCCCGCGACGCCCGCGGGGTGCCGCCGATCACGATGCAGCGCGAAGGGCGGGGCTTCAGCGTCAACACCGCCGCCGGCTGGCTGCAGAATCTGCCGCTTACGGCCGCTGCGCTCAACGAGGAGCAACGCCAGTGGATGGCGCTCGGTCGCGGGCTCTACATCCGCTCCCTCGGCGCACGCAACGCCGCCGCCTGA
- a CDS encoding MlaE family ABC transporter permease, whose translation MSRDQPTAARVELAPERREARVTGDWTIRSLTASIGELREGLALVPADAAWNLSALGRLDSFGATLLWRAWQGRWPERLELDPAHRAIIERIARSAERPIPAAPGFGAEDAFVTFGRVLIAFTGHLLDFAALLGRLGLDLVHLLRNPREWPLLEISANVFKVGVKAMPVTALVGFLIGVVLSYLSALQLKIFGADAFIVNILGLGIIRELGPVLVSVLVAGRSGSAMTAQLGVMRVTEEIDALAAMGVSRSLRLVLPKVIALTLAMPLLVLWTSSVALIGGWVSALVELDISFHFFITALPDAVPIANVYIGLAKGAVFGLLIALIACHFGLRVQPNTESLSSHTTASVVAAITVVILADAVFAIATRSIGIPG comes from the coding sequence GTGAGCAGGGACCAGCCCACCGCCGCCCGGGTCGAACTCGCGCCAGAGCGGCGCGAGGCGAGGGTCACCGGTGACTGGACAATACGCTCGCTGACGGCGAGCATTGGCGAGCTTCGCGAAGGACTTGCGCTCGTCCCGGCGGATGCGGCCTGGAATCTGAGCGCGCTGGGGCGACTGGACAGTTTCGGCGCCACGCTGCTGTGGCGGGCATGGCAGGGCCGCTGGCCAGAGCGGCTGGAGCTCGATCCGGCACACCGTGCGATCATCGAGCGCATCGCCCGTAGCGCGGAGCGGCCCATTCCCGCAGCGCCAGGCTTCGGCGCCGAGGATGCCTTCGTGACCTTCGGGCGTGTCCTGATCGCCTTCACCGGGCACCTGCTCGATTTTGCCGCGTTGCTGGGGCGGCTCGGGCTCGATCTGGTGCATCTGCTGCGCAATCCGCGCGAATGGCCGTTGCTGGAGATCTCCGCCAACGTCTTCAAGGTCGGCGTCAAGGCGATGCCGGTGACCGCGCTGGTCGGCTTCCTGATTGGCGTGGTGCTGTCCTATCTGTCGGCATTGCAGCTGAAGATCTTCGGTGCCGACGCCTTCATCGTGAACATCCTCGGCCTCGGCATCATCCGCGAGCTAGGGCCGGTGCTGGTGTCGGTGCTGGTCGCAGGCCGCTCGGGTTCGGCGATGACGGCGCAGCTCGGCGTCATGCGCGTGACCGAGGAGATCGACGCGCTTGCCGCGATGGGCGTCTCGCGTTCGCTGCGCCTGGTGCTGCCGAAGGTGATCGCACTGACGCTGGCGATGCCCTTGCTGGTGCTGTGGACCTCGAGCGTGGCGCTGATCGGTGGCTGGGTCTCGGCGCTGGTCGAGCTCGACATCTCCTTCCATTTCTTCATCACCGCATTGCCCGACGCCGTACCTATCGCCAACGTGTACATCGGCCTGGCCAAGGGCGCGGTCTTCGGGCTGCTGATCGCCTTGATCGCCTGCCACTTCGGCCTGCGCGTGCAGCCGAATACCGAGAGTCTGTCGTCCCACACGACGGCCTCCGTCGTCGCTGCGATCACGGTCGTGATTCTCGCCGATGCGGTGTTCGCGATCGCCACACGCTCGATCGGGATTCCCGGATGA
- a CDS encoding ABC transporter ATP-binding protein, with protein sequence MSQRHEDTEAVVSLRGVVTRFGRNLVHDGLDLDIERGEIVALVGGSGSGKTTLLRHIIGLTRPQAGELRLFGERVDQGTIHQRIARQRRYGVLFQQGALFSALTVGENIAFPLKELGIARPDELDALVALKLAMVEMEPEHALLMPAELSGGMVKRAALARALALEPELLLLDEPTAGLDPDRSARFVRLILALRQELGLTVVLVTHDLDTLAAMATRVAVLADRRIVSYAPLQETLQVKHPFIERFFHGEHGRRALTRANGET encoded by the coding sequence ATGAGCCAGCGGCATGAAGACACCGAGGCCGTCGTCTCGCTGCGCGGCGTGGTCACGCGCTTCGGACGGAACCTTGTGCACGACGGGCTCGACCTCGATATCGAACGCGGCGAGATCGTCGCGCTGGTCGGCGGCTCGGGTAGCGGCAAGACCACGCTGCTGCGCCACATCATCGGGCTGACGCGGCCGCAAGCCGGCGAGCTGCGGCTCTTCGGCGAACGGGTCGACCAGGGCACGATTCACCAGCGCATCGCGCGCCAGCGCCGCTACGGCGTCCTGTTCCAGCAAGGCGCGCTGTTCTCCGCACTGACCGTCGGCGAGAATATCGCTTTCCCACTGAAGGAACTCGGGATCGCGCGTCCCGACGAGCTCGATGCGCTGGTCGCCCTCAAGCTGGCGATGGTCGAGATGGAGCCGGAGCACGCCCTGCTGATGCCGGCGGAGCTGTCGGGCGGCATGGTCAAGCGGGCCGCACTGGCCCGTGCGCTGGCGCTGGAGCCGGAACTGTTGTTGCTGGACGAGCCGACAGCGGGACTGGACCCGGACCGCAGTGCGCGCTTCGTGCGCCTGATCCTCGCCCTCAGGCAGGAGCTTGGGCTGACCGTGGTGCTCGTCACGCACGACCTCGACACCCTCGCGGCAATGGCCACGCGCGTGGCGGTACTGGCAGACCGGCGCATTGTCAGTTACGCACCACTGCAGGAGACGCTGCAAGTGAAACACCCCTTCATCGAACGCTTCTTTCACGGCGAACATGGCCGCCGGGCGCTGACCCGCGCCAACGGAGAGACCTGA
- a CDS encoding MlaD family protein yields the protein MENRAHALAAGLFALLLGTGVLIALWWFSQDRETAKEVVLVAREDINGLGPQARVRFRGLAVGTVKEIRIDPQDSGAILVRVRVAADVPLTRGTRATLGTLGVTGLAYVQLDDRGADPTPLVGENGETPRIPLEPGLLSQIGDRTLAAVEQFRLLSERMSAVFDDDSARRLKQTLARLEAAAEGMDRSFAEAPRTLEAIRSVFTPDNVARLSAALANIEQSTAEARPALQELRMLLVRLDDMADRFDQTATTASNGLLEGALPRLNELLRDLSATSRRVGRLIEEVESTPQMLLTGRAVREPGPGETGFVEGRK from the coding sequence ATGGAGAATCGGGCGCACGCATTGGCGGCCGGACTGTTCGCGCTGCTGCTCGGCACCGGGGTCCTCATCGCCCTGTGGTGGTTCTCGCAGGATCGCGAAACGGCGAAGGAGGTGGTGCTGGTCGCACGCGAGGACATCAACGGCCTGGGCCCGCAGGCGCGCGTACGCTTCCGCGGGCTTGCGGTGGGCACGGTGAAGGAGATCCGTATCGACCCACAGGACAGTGGCGCCATCCTCGTCCGCGTCCGCGTGGCGGCCGACGTTCCGTTGACGCGCGGCACACGGGCGACGCTGGGCACCCTGGGCGTGACCGGCCTGGCCTATGTGCAGCTCGACGACCGCGGAGCGGACCCGACCCCGCTCGTCGGCGAGAACGGAGAGACACCGCGCATTCCCCTCGAACCCGGGCTCCTCAGCCAGATCGGCGACCGCACGCTGGCTGCGGTGGAGCAGTTCCGTCTGCTCAGCGAACGGATGTCCGCCGTGTTCGACGACGACAGTGCAAGGCGGCTGAAGCAGACGCTGGCACGACTGGAGGCTGCGGCCGAGGGCATGGATCGCAGCTTTGCCGAAGCGCCGCGGACGCTCGAAGCGATCCGCAGCGTGTTCACGCCCGACAACGTCGCGCGTCTCTCCGCCGCACTGGCCAACATCGAACAGAGCACCGCCGAGGCCAGGCCCGCGTTGCAGGAACTTCGCATGCTGCTCGTCAGACTGGATGACATGGCCGACCGCTTCGACCAGACTGCGACGACGGCGAGCAACGGCCTGCTCGAAGGCGCCTTGCCGCGGCTCAACGAACTGCTGCGCGACCTGAGCGCAACCTCGCGCCGGGTAGGCCGGCTGATCGAGGAGGTCGAGTCGACACCGCAGATGCTGCTGACGGGCCGTGCGGTGCGGGAGCCAGGCCCGGGCGAGACGGGCTTCGTCGAAGGACGGAAATGA
- a CDS encoding ABC-type transport auxiliary lipoprotein family protein, producing the protein MQIASSRRVRAILAAIASVPLLAACGGLQIKPPPMAFYDLGAGNARVLRPALAPSRVEVNTRPWLALSAMQYRLLWQDPDRRRAYAESRWASQPAEMLALVLERSLSSGTGGLRCRLQMELDEFVQEFPSAGQSQVELLARIGLIPPRSDVPIAHHEFRIVEAAPTADAAGGVAGFRRASARLATEVAEWITRLDQAPGEGLNGPTRCGA; encoded by the coding sequence ATGCAGATCGCGTCATCACGGCGTGTTCGCGCCATCCTTGCCGCGATCGCTTCAGTCCCGTTGCTCGCCGCTTGCGGCGGACTGCAGATCAAGCCGCCGCCGATGGCGTTCTATGATCTCGGCGCAGGCAATGCGCGCGTCTTGCGGCCCGCCCTCGCGCCGAGCCGGGTCGAAGTGAATACCCGCCCCTGGCTCGCACTCAGCGCCATGCAATACCGCCTGCTGTGGCAGGACCCCGATCGCCGGCGGGCCTACGCCGAAAGCCGTTGGGCTTCGCAGCCGGCCGAGATGCTCGCGCTCGTGCTCGAACGCAGTCTGAGCAGCGGCACGGGTGGCCTGCGTTGCCGCCTGCAGATGGAACTGGACGAGTTCGTGCAGGAGTTCCCGAGCGCCGGGCAGAGCCAGGTAGAGCTGCTCGCTCGCATTGGCCTGATTCCACCGCGCAGCGATGTCCCCATCGCACACCACGAGTTTCGTATCGTCGAAGCCGCGCCCACGGCCGACGCGGCGGGCGGCGTCGCCGGATTTCGGCGGGCCAGCGCGCGGCTGGCCACGGAGGTAGCCGAATGGATTACCAGGCTTGACCAGGCGCCAGGCGAGGGCTTGAATGGCCCCACGCGCTGCGGTGCCTGA
- a CDS encoding enoyl-CoA hydratase yields MSAVPVPNTDSMLQRHDQNGVATLTLNRPNQFNSLSFEMLEALIAAVDEIARDDSVRVVVLAGEGKAFCAGHDLKEMRANHTHDFQQRLFRLCGKFMMKLTELPQPVIARVHGIATAAGCQLVSMCDLAVASDVARFAVSGINVGLFCATPGVGLSRNMGRKEAFEMLVTGDFIDAHEAQRRGLINRVVPLEQLDAEIAKLTASIVAKSPVAIRMGKQMFYRQLEMGMDAAYQMAAETMACNAMCEDAAEGIDAFIAKRKPEWKGR; encoded by the coding sequence ATGAGCGCCGTGCCCGTTCCCAATACCGATTCCATGCTGCAGCGTCACGACCAGAACGGCGTCGCGACGCTGACCCTGAATCGTCCGAACCAGTTCAACTCCCTGTCCTTCGAGATGCTGGAGGCCCTGATCGCGGCGGTGGACGAGATCGCGCGCGACGACAGCGTGCGCGTCGTGGTACTGGCCGGCGAGGGCAAGGCCTTCTGTGCCGGGCACGATCTCAAGGAGATGCGTGCCAATCACACGCACGATTTCCAGCAGCGTCTGTTCCGTCTGTGCGGCAAGTTCATGATGAAGCTCACCGAACTGCCGCAGCCGGTCATCGCCCGGGTGCACGGCATCGCCACCGCGGCGGGCTGCCAGCTGGTATCGATGTGCGATCTCGCCGTCGCGTCCGATGTCGCGCGCTTCGCCGTGTCCGGCATCAATGTCGGCCTGTTCTGCGCCACGCCAGGCGTGGGTCTGTCGCGCAACATGGGGCGCAAGGAGGCTTTCGAGATGCTGGTGACGGGCGACTTCATCGACGCCCACGAAGCCCAGCGCCGGGGCCTGATCAATCGCGTCGTGCCGCTCGAGCAGCTCGACGCCGAGATTGCGAAACTCACCGCCTCGATCGTCGCCAAATCGCCGGTGGCCATCCGCATGGGCAAGCAGATGTTCTACAGGCAACTCGAAATGGGCATGGATGCGGCTTATCAGATGGCAGCCGAAACCATGGCGTGCAACGCGATGTGCGAGGATGCGGCGGAGGGCATCGACGCCTTCATCGCCAAGCGCAAGCCGGAGTGGAAGGGGCGCTGA
- a CDS encoding TatD family hydrolase: MLIDTHIHLDAAEFDADRPWLIETARKAGVGGFVVPAVDRASFDAVSSLASAHEDVCFALGIHPLYVMQAQEADLELLDFRLGEGRAVAVGEIGLDHFVTDIDPARQLAFFVAQLKLARRHDLPVILHVRRAIDPILKQLRRIGVKGGIAHAFNGSLQQARIFMDLGFKLGFGGAMTFDGSTRIRALAATLPLEAIVLETDAPDIPPVWAQGQRNEPVNLVRYAEILAGLRGIDVAEVIATTGRNALDVLDWRR, encoded by the coding sequence ATGCTCATCGACACGCATATCCATCTTGACGCGGCAGAGTTCGACGCGGACCGGCCGTGGCTCATCGAAACCGCCCGCAAGGCGGGCGTCGGTGGGTTCGTCGTGCCAGCGGTCGACCGGGCGAGCTTCGATGCCGTCAGTTCGCTTGCATCCGCGCACGAGGACGTCTGCTTCGCCCTTGGCATCCACCCGCTCTACGTGATGCAGGCACAGGAAGCCGACCTCGAACTCCTGGATTTCCGACTCGGCGAGGGCAGGGCGGTGGCGGTAGGCGAGATCGGCCTCGACCATTTCGTGACGGACATCGATCCGGCGCGCCAGCTCGCGTTCTTCGTTGCGCAACTCAAGCTGGCCAGACGCCACGACCTGCCGGTGATCCTTCACGTCCGGCGGGCGATCGATCCGATCCTGAAACAGCTGCGCCGCATCGGCGTCAAGGGCGGTATCGCCCATGCGTTCAACGGCAGCCTGCAACAGGCTCGGATCTTCATGGATCTCGGTTTCAAGCTGGGTTTCGGGGGGGCGATGACCTTTGACGGATCGACACGGATCCGTGCCTTGGCCGCCACTCTGCCGCTGGAGGCCATCGTTCTCGAAACGGACGCTCCGGACATCCCGCCCGTGTGGGCACAGGGGCAGCGCAACGAACCCGTCAATCTCGTGCGTTATGCCGAAATCCTTGCCGGCTTGCGAGGAATCGACGTCGCCGAAGTGATCGCGACCACCGGCCGCAATGCACTCGACGTCCTCGACTGGCGGCGTTAG